Proteins found in one Bacteroidales bacterium genomic segment:
- a CDS encoding T9SS type A sorting domain-containing protein, translating to MNKKILLPGISLWILGVSLFGQATLLFETFESGAKPDGWTEIKRSGVQLIPWEYMQGGRWQDHPYPDTAAAGQKNAVFGWQSYNNEATMLVTTPVNLTGRTKPELRFWHAQATWSWGGQNYSDQLKVYYRIGKNGAWHQLAEYLVAVENWTFRQIPLPPATLTDSVFIGFEGISKYGNGTCIDNVTILETEISPLRISTVNISQATTQFVASGTQNNPVVKIVLNVIGNDGTCTLQNLSIRSKNTDDNDIALNGVKLYFTTDTFFNASAPLGSAQSLSGGVASFTGLNKNLQFGMNTVWVTFDLKETAQEGNYIDLQIDANAITVNGQTYPDSVADPAGARPIYQKIFIDDFETNKGWQLTGDFERDVPQGKGGVVVDPNFTGGSPDPSFAYSGTKVLGNDLNGIGTYPGNYELNVSYEAMNKAVSPPLDLKYFKDVNISFYRWFNIYYQDDAQIQAGTDGVNWVKFYGNEMDGGTVSENLWNFRNYPLPLAMARKNNLKVRFTLGPTSDSRSYSGWNIDDFLVIGDFVAKDVGVSRWISPSTGCGLSSAEPVTVVVKNYGAQTANAPIPVSYSFNGGQSWVTENINQNIAPDDSVIYTFAQKADLSVPQVFTSVYARTSYPGDEDNSNDQTDTVIYSLPYSTPPYTDDFEQSISFWRPYGKNSTWQQGMPSGFTLKTTASGLKAWKTFLTSYYLDDDSSYLESPCFNFTGLEKPIVEFKLWHETEKDRDGLRLEYSTDNGSSWHIVPKDPYTYPWYWYNSPMVSALNSPGWDSASNGWVTARQFLPAACANQPLVKFRFHFESDLLTTYEGVGIDLFRIYEAPIDIGVSSFKDLSTACLNDNSNYLKVYVKNYGKGKVKSGEKIYLKAKVNNNPVVSDTITLTSNISSGDSVLLTFTRPVNLSAPGHYTVKAWTNNETDLYFYQPVPNDTATKIIDIYPLPQIGLLDTMRSSRPDTIMLHPHFDPNYDYYWYYNGSTASTLPIPGKGKYIVRVTDTRGNGCTNYDTTVVEKLTINLALDSILHPLNSCELGTQEHVTIRIFNAGNDTLSPGDTIHVGFTFEGGPINTGKKILTSRLYPGSFTTYTFAGNDLDMSQERTYSLKTFLSFKYDSLPANDTLQRNVTVFGYPTVNIGPDTVIYGLTYQLDAGPGYKTYLWNNGDTTQTYIARFMGYHWVRVTDVHDCPAYDTAFIHLVIHDVSPTALIQPANSCLPQGSKQIRIRVQNSGTDTISAGEKIAVAYRIDGGLWTNDTVTLSSPMYPSQYVDHTFTPSESFNTIGAWNIEASTLIPGDINPANDTAIFTVHVWGNPPVNLGKDTTVKALSYLLDAGAGPNRSYLWRDGSTNQTYTVTQSGFYYVKVTDTVSGCFSRDTVVIQLVIDDVGITRWIGDTALCSAQFNGITVTIKNFGTPPYPANKKIPVYYILDGHPVVKDTLTLQSTLAPSGTVNFTIKKWPVKPSGSASIAIFTSMQGDLRPENDTLMQQFTVNPSPVVNLGGINDTIHQTVGPVVLDAGSGFASYYWQDGSTDQTYPAISQGWYWVRVTNEYGCPDTDSVFLHLTTGITNPEDQPVHFAVYPNPASDHLYFKAEFRKITTLELEILDVQGRTIMNSHLSGDRAYHELINLNAVSPGVYILKFFNADFVQATRIIVR from the coding sequence ATGAATAAAAAAATACTCCTGCCAGGAATTAGCCTCTGGATTTTGGGCGTATCGCTCTTTGGCCAGGCTACCTTACTGTTCGAGACGTTTGAAAGCGGGGCCAAACCCGATGGCTGGACGGAAATCAAGCGGAGCGGAGTCCAGCTGATTCCATGGGAATACATGCAGGGCGGACGATGGCAGGATCACCCCTATCCGGATACTGCCGCGGCAGGACAGAAAAATGCGGTTTTCGGATGGCAGAGTTACAATAATGAAGCAACCATGCTGGTTACTACTCCGGTAAACCTCACCGGACGAACCAAACCCGAGCTTCGGTTCTGGCATGCCCAGGCAACCTGGAGCTGGGGCGGACAAAATTACAGTGACCAGTTGAAAGTTTATTACCGGATTGGCAAAAATGGTGCTTGGCATCAGCTTGCCGAGTACCTTGTTGCAGTGGAAAACTGGACGTTCCGGCAAATCCCCCTGCCTCCGGCAACACTCACCGACAGTGTTTTTATCGGTTTTGAAGGAATCTCAAAATACGGAAACGGAACCTGTATCGATAATGTCACCATCCTCGAAACAGAGATTTCTCCGCTCCGGATATCCACAGTTAATATCTCCCAGGCAACCACACAATTTGTTGCCAGCGGTACCCAGAATAACCCGGTGGTAAAAATTGTATTGAATGTCATCGGGAATGATGGTACCTGCACATTGCAAAATCTGAGCATCAGGTCTAAAAATACCGATGATAATGATATTGCGTTGAACGGAGTTAAACTCTATTTTACAACCGACACCTTCTTCAATGCATCGGCGCCTCTTGGTTCCGCCCAAAGCCTGAGCGGAGGAGTGGCTTCGTTTACCGGCCTGAATAAAAATCTGCAGTTCGGAATGAATACGGTGTGGGTAACCTTTGATCTGAAAGAAACTGCACAGGAAGGAAACTACATCGACCTGCAGATTGATGCCAATGCCATCACCGTCAACGGACAAACGTATCCTGACTCTGTTGCCGACCCGGCAGGGGCCAGACCTATTTATCAGAAAATATTTATTGATGATTTCGAAACCAATAAAGGATGGCAGCTAACAGGCGATTTTGAAAGAGATGTCCCGCAGGGCAAGGGGGGTGTGGTTGTTGACCCGAACTTTACCGGAGGGTCCCCCGATCCTTCCTTTGCCTACAGTGGCACAAAAGTACTGGGAAATGACCTGAATGGTATAGGAACCTATCCAGGCAACTATGAGCTGAACGTTAGTTATGAAGCTATGAACAAGGCTGTTTCGCCACCCCTGGATCTGAAATATTTTAAAGACGTCAATATCAGCTTTTACAGGTGGTTTAATATTTATTACCAGGACGATGCCCAGATACAGGCAGGTACCGACGGAGTGAACTGGGTTAAATTCTATGGAAATGAAATGGACGGGGGAACGGTTTCGGAAAACCTCTGGAATTTCAGAAACTATCCGCTTCCTCTGGCTATGGCCCGCAAAAACAATCTGAAAGTGCGTTTCACCCTTGGCCCAACGTCCGACAGCCGCAGTTACAGCGGATGGAATATTGATGACTTCCTGGTTATTGGCGATTTTGTTGCCAAAGATGTTGGTGTTTCACGCTGGATTTCTCCTTCAACGGGATGTGGTCTTTCCAGTGCCGAACCCGTGACGGTTGTCGTTAAAAATTACGGTGCACAGACAGCCAATGCCCCCATTCCTGTCAGTTATTCGTTTAACGGAGGACAATCATGGGTAACCGAAAACATAAACCAGAACATTGCACCTGACGACAGCGTCATTTATACCTTTGCTCAGAAAGCTGACCTGTCAGTACCGCAGGTATTCACTTCAGTGTATGCCCGCACCTCTTACCCCGGAGATGAAGACAATTCCAATGATCAGACTGATACAGTTATCTATTCACTGCCATACAGTACCCCACCATATACCGATGATTTTGAACAGAGTATCAGCTTCTGGAGGCCTTATGGCAAAAACTCAACCTGGCAGCAGGGTATGCCCAGCGGATTTACCCTTAAGACCACAGCCTCCGGCCTCAAAGCATGGAAAACATTCCTCACCAGTTATTACCTCGACGACGATTCATCGTATCTTGAAAGCCCCTGTTTTAACTTCACCGGCCTGGAGAAACCCATTGTTGAATTCAAACTCTGGCACGAAACAGAAAAGGACCGTGACGGCCTGCGGCTGGAATATTCAACCGATAACGGAAGTTCCTGGCATATTGTACCCAAAGATCCCTATACTTATCCATGGTATTGGTACAACAGCCCGATGGTTTCAGCCCTCAACTCACCGGGGTGGGATTCGGCCAGCAACGGCTGGGTTACCGCACGGCAGTTCCTCCCCGCTGCCTGTGCCAACCAGCCCCTGGTAAAATTCCGTTTCCACTTCGAAAGTGACCTTTTAACCACCTACGAAGGGGTCGGAATTGATCTGTTCCGTATTTATGAAGCGCCTATCGACATCGGGGTTTCCTCCTTCAAAGATCTCAGCACAGCCTGTCTGAATGACAATTCCAATTACCTGAAAGTCTATGTTAAAAACTATGGAAAAGGAAAAGTAAAGTCAGGCGAAAAAATCTATCTGAAAGCAAAAGTGAATAATAATCCTGTTGTGTCGGACACAATAACCCTGACTAGCAATATTTCTTCCGGGGATTCTGTTTTGCTGACCTTCACACGGCCGGTCAACCTCAGCGCTCCCGGTCATTATACCGTAAAAGCATGGACCAACAACGAAACGGATTTATATTTTTACCAGCCGGTACCCAACGACACAGCCACCAAAATCATCGACATCTATCCGTTGCCTCAGATCGGTTTGCTGGACACCATGCGTTCCTCGCGTCCTGACACCATCATGTTGCATCCCCATTTCGATCCCAACTACGATTATTACTGGTATTACAATGGGTCAACCGCCAGCACCCTTCCGATTCCGGGCAAAGGCAAATACATTGTACGCGTAACCGACACCAGAGGAAACGGATGTACTAACTATGACACAACGGTTGTTGAAAAACTGACCATCAATCTGGCGCTTGATTCCATTCTTCATCCGTTAAATTCCTGTGAACTCGGAACGCAGGAACATGTTACCATAAGAATATTCAATGCGGGAAACGACACTCTTTCGCCCGGCGACACCATCCATGTTGGATTTACATTTGAAGGAGGGCCGATAAATACAGGGAAAAAAATTCTAACGTCCCGGTTGTATCCCGGCAGTTTCACCACGTACACGTTTGCCGGCAATGATCTCGATATGAGCCAGGAACGAACCTACTCTCTGAAAACGTTCCTCTCCTTTAAATACGACAGCCTGCCGGCCAACGATACACTGCAGCGGAATGTCACTGTATTTGGATATCCCACCGTGAACATAGGACCCGATACGGTTATTTACGGCCTTACCTACCAGCTTGATGCCGGACCCGGATATAAAACCTATCTGTGGAACAACGGAGATACTACCCAGACATACATTGCCCGTTTTATGGGGTATCACTGGGTGAGGGTGACCGATGTTCACGATTGCCCGGCTTATGATACCGCCTTTATCCATCTTGTTATTCATGATGTTTCGCCCACGGCTCTTATTCAGCCGGCCAACAGCTGTCTGCCCCAGGGTTCAAAACAAATCCGGATCCGTGTGCAAAACAGTGGTACAGATACCATCTCAGCGGGTGAAAAGATCGCCGTAGCATACCGAATTGACGGAGGCCTTTGGACAAATGACACGGTAACCCTGTCCTCTCCCATGTATCCTTCGCAGTATGTCGATCATACCTTCACCCCGTCCGAATCGTTCAATACAATCGGTGCGTGGAATATAGAGGCGAGCACCCTCATACCGGGAGATATCAATCCGGCCAATGATACGGCAATATTCACTGTGCACGTCTGGGGAAATCCGCCGGTCAATCTGGGAAAGGACACCACCGTGAAAGCATTGTCCTATTTACTGGATGCAGGAGCCGGCCCCAACCGGTCCTACCTGTGGCGCGACGGAAGCACCAATCAGACTTATACCGTCACCCAATCAGGATTTTACTACGTAAAAGTAACCGATACTGTTTCCGGATGCTTCTCACGCGATACCGTTGTAATTCAGCTGGTGATTGATGATGTGGGAATTACCAGGTGGATTGGTGATACGGCATTGTGTTCGGCCCAGTTTAACGGTATTACTGTAACCATAAAGAATTTCGGAACACCGCCCTACCCGGCCAACAAAAAAATTCCGGTTTACTATATACTGGACGGACACCCTGTGGTGAAAGACACCCTCACTCTGCAGAGTACACTGGCTCCTTCCGGCACCGTAAACTTCACCATCAAAAAATGGCCGGTCAAACCATCCGGTTCCGCCTCAATTGCCATCTTCACCAGTATGCAGGGTGACCTCAGACCGGAAAATGATACCCTTATGCAACAATTCACCGTCAATCCAAGTCCGGTGGTCAACCTGGGCGGAATAAACGATACGATCCACCAGACCGTGGGTCCTGTAGTGCTGGATGCAGGCAGTGGATTTGCATCCTACTACTGGCAGGACGGTTCAACTGACCAGACCTATCCTGCCATCTCCCAGGGCTGGTACTGGGTGCGGGTTACCAATGAATATGGTTGCCCCGATACCGACTCCGTTTTCCTGCATCTGACTACCGGAATCACCAACCCCGAAGACCAGCCCGTGCACTTTGCTGTCTATCCCAATCCGGCATCAGATCATCTGTATTTCAAAGCTGAGTTCAGGAAAATTACCACTCTGGAACTGGAGATACTGGACGTCCAGGGCAGAACAATAATGAACAGTCACCTTTCAGGCGACAGGGCTTACCATGAACTGATAAACCTGAATGCTGTTTCTCCCGGGGTTTATATCCTGAAATTTTTCAACGCAGACTTTGTTCAGGCAACCAGAATCATTGTCCGCTAA